In Leisingera sp. S132, a single genomic region encodes these proteins:
- the doeA gene encoding ectoine hydrolase DoeA (DoeA (degradation of ectoine A) is also called EutD (ectoine utilization D).), with translation MADPTLYFSRAEYQARLGKTRAEMSRRGLDLLIVTDPSNMNWLTGYDGWSFYVHQCVVLTLEGEPLWYGRGQDANGALRTCYMDPANIIGYPDHYVQSTERHPMDYLSAQLTDRGLDGGVIGVEMDNYYFTAAAYASLQKHLPNARFSDANALVSWQRAVKSETELEYMRQAGQIVGRMHQRIFEKVEPGMRKCDLVADIYDAALRYDAELGFGGDYPAIVPLLPSGPDAAAPHLTWDDLPMKSGEGTFFEIAGVVHRYHCPLSRTVFLGKPTQTFLDAEKAVLEGMEAGLEMARAGNTCEDIAKAFFKVLKTYGIEKDNRTGYPIGVSYPPDWGERTMSLRPGDVTVLQENMTFHFMTGLWMEDWGFEITESIRIGADGPECLSDVPRKMLVKD, from the coding sequence ATGGCAGACCCCACGCTGTATTTCTCCCGTGCTGAATATCAGGCGCGCCTCGGCAAGACGCGGGCCGAAATGTCCCGCCGCGGGCTTGACCTGCTGATCGTCACTGATCCCTCGAACATGAACTGGCTGACCGGCTACGACGGCTGGTCCTTCTATGTGCATCAATGCGTCGTGCTGACGCTGGAGGGCGAACCGCTGTGGTACGGGCGCGGACAGGATGCAAACGGCGCGCTGCGCACCTGCTACATGGATCCCGCCAATATCATCGGCTACCCGGACCATTACGTGCAGTCGACCGAACGCCACCCGATGGACTACCTGTCGGCGCAGCTCACGGACCGCGGGCTGGACGGCGGCGTGATCGGCGTCGAGATGGACAATTATTACTTTACCGCGGCGGCCTATGCGTCGCTGCAAAAGCATCTGCCCAACGCGCGGTTCAGCGATGCCAATGCGCTGGTCAGCTGGCAGCGGGCAGTGAAGTCGGAGACGGAGCTGGAATACATGCGCCAGGCCGGCCAGATCGTCGGGCGGATGCACCAGCGGATTTTCGAGAAGGTCGAGCCAGGGATGCGCAAATGCGATCTGGTGGCGGATATCTATGACGCTGCCTTGCGTTATGATGCGGAATTGGGCTTTGGCGGCGACTACCCGGCGATTGTGCCGCTGCTGCCGTCCGGGCCGGATGCCGCCGCGCCGCATTTGACCTGGGATGATCTGCCGATGAAATCCGGCGAAGGCACCTTCTTTGAAATCGCCGGTGTCGTGCACCGCTACCACTGCCCGCTGTCGCGCACCGTGTTCCTGGGCAAGCCGACGCAGACCTTCCTGGACGCGGAAAAGGCAGTGCTCGAGGGCATGGAGGCCGGGCTGGAGATGGCCAGGGCCGGGAACACCTGTGAGGATATCGCCAAGGCGTTTTTCAAGGTGCTGAAAACATACGGCATCGAGAAGGACAACCGCACCGGCTATCCGATCGGCGTCAGCTACCCGCCGGACTGGGGCGAGCGCACCATGTCGCTGCGCCCCGGCGACGTCACGGTGCTGCAGGAGAACATGACCTTCCACTTCATGACCGGCCTCTGGATGGAGGACTGGGGGTTCGAGATCACCGAAAGCATCCGCATCGGCGCAGACGGGCCGGAATGCCTGTCCGATGTGCCGCGCAAGATGCTGGTGAAGGACTGA
- the doeB gene encoding N(2)-acetyl-L-2,4-diaminobutanoate deacetylase DoeB: MKVNPISPTIPLNRDGVHHGFLKLPYSRDDSAWGSVMIPLTVIRNGEGPTALLTGANHGDEYEGPIALHELAATTKAEDITGRLIIVPAFNYPAFRAGTRTSPIDKGNMNRAFPGRPDGTVTEKIADYFQRTLLPMADLAVDFHSGGKTLDFVPFAAAHILDDKAVQEACFAAMKAFNAPYSVELLEIDSAGMYDTAVEEMGKVLVTTELGGGGSSSARSNAIAKKGLRNVLIHAGILQGEMQLEETVNLTMPDDDCFLFSEGDGLFEIMADLGAPVAKGDLLARVWPLDRTGQPPVEYRARRAGLLISRHFPGLIKSGDCVAVIGVARG; the protein is encoded by the coding sequence ATGAAGGTAAATCCAATCTCTCCCACCATCCCGCTGAACCGGGACGGGGTGCATCACGGCTTCCTGAAACTGCCCTACAGCCGCGATGACTCGGCCTGGGGGTCGGTGATGATCCCGCTGACGGTGATCAGGAACGGCGAGGGGCCGACGGCGCTGCTGACCGGCGCCAACCACGGGGACGAATACGAAGGCCCGATTGCCCTGCATGAGCTGGCGGCAACCACCAAGGCTGAGGACATCACCGGCCGGCTGATCATCGTGCCGGCCTTCAACTACCCGGCGTTCCGCGCAGGCACCCGCACCTCGCCCATCGACAAGGGCAATATGAACCGCGCGTTCCCGGGCCGCCCTGACGGCACCGTGACGGAAAAAATCGCCGACTACTTCCAGCGCACATTGCTGCCGATGGCGGATCTGGCAGTGGATTTCCATTCCGGCGGCAAGACGCTGGACTTCGTGCCCTTTGCCGCCGCCCATATCCTGGACGACAAGGCAGTGCAGGAGGCGTGCTTTGCCGCGATGAAGGCGTTCAACGCTCCTTATTCGGTGGAGCTCTTGGAGATCGACAGCGCGGGCATGTACGACACCGCGGTTGAGGAGATGGGCAAGGTTCTGGTCACCACGGAACTCGGCGGCGGCGGGTCTTCATCCGCGCGCAGCAATGCGATTGCCAAAAAGGGGCTTCGCAATGTGCTGATCCATGCGGGCATTTTGCAGGGCGAGATGCAGCTGGAGGAGACTGTCAACCTGACCATGCCGGATGATGACTGCTTTCTGTTCAGCGAAGGCGACGGGCTGTTTGAGATCATGGCCGATCTGGGCGCCCCTGTTGCCAAGGGCGATCTGCTGGCCCGCGTCTGGCCGCTGGACCGCACCGGCCAGCCGCCGGTGGAATACCGCGCCCGCCGCGCGGGTCTGCTGATCAGCCGCCATTTCCCCGGCCTGATCAAATCCGGCGACTGCGTCGCGGTGATTGGGGTCGCGAGGGGATAA
- a CDS encoding aspartate aminotransferase family protein, which yields MLKNDQLDQWDRENFFHPSTHLAQHARGEIPNRVIKTASGVFIEDRDGNRLLDAFAGLYCVNVGYGRQEIAEAIADQARELAYYHSYVGHGTEASITLAKMILDRAPANMSKVYFGLGGSDANETNVKLIWYYNNILGRPEKKKIISRWRGYHGSGLVTGSLTGLELFHKKFDLPVEQVIHTEAPYYYRRDNLDQSEEQFVAHCAAELEALIEREGADTIAAFIGEPVLGTGGIVPPPAGYWQAIQAVLKKHDILLVADEVVTGFGRLGTMFGSDHYGIEADIITIAKGLTSAYAPLSGSIVSDKVWKVLEQGTDENGPIGHGWTYSAHPIGAAAGVANLKLIDALNLVSNAGETGAYLNATMAEALAGHPNVGEVRGEGMLCAVEFVKDKDSRTFFDAAEKIGPQISAKLLEQDKVIARAMPQGDILGFAPPFCLTRAEADQVVEATLRAVKAVLG from the coding sequence ATGCTGAAGAACGACCAACTGGACCAATGGGACCGCGAGAACTTCTTTCACCCCTCGACCCACCTGGCCCAGCACGCCCGCGGTGAAATTCCGAACCGGGTCATAAAAACCGCCTCCGGCGTGTTTATCGAAGACCGCGACGGCAACCGGCTCCTGGATGCCTTTGCCGGGCTTTACTGCGTGAACGTTGGCTATGGCCGCCAGGAGATCGCAGAAGCCATCGCCGACCAGGCGCGGGAGCTGGCCTATTACCATTCCTATGTCGGCCATGGCACCGAGGCCTCGATCACCCTGGCCAAGATGATCCTGGACCGGGCGCCTGCGAACATGTCCAAGGTCTACTTCGGCCTTGGCGGCTCGGACGCCAATGAAACCAACGTCAAGCTGATCTGGTATTACAACAACATCCTGGGCCGCCCGGAGAAGAAGAAGATCATATCCCGCTGGCGCGGCTATCACGGCTCGGGGCTGGTCACCGGCTCGCTGACCGGGCTGGAGCTGTTCCATAAAAAATTCGACCTGCCGGTGGAGCAGGTCATTCACACCGAGGCGCCCTATTACTACCGCCGGGACAACCTGGATCAGAGCGAGGAGCAGTTCGTGGCCCATTGCGCCGCCGAACTGGAAGCACTGATCGAGCGCGAGGGCGCAGACACCATCGCCGCCTTCATCGGCGAACCTGTCCTGGGCACCGGCGGCATCGTGCCGCCGCCTGCGGGCTACTGGCAGGCCATTCAGGCGGTTCTGAAAAAGCACGACATTCTGCTGGTGGCGGATGAGGTGGTGACCGGCTTCGGACGCCTTGGCACCATGTTCGGTTCTGACCACTACGGGATCGAGGCGGATATCATCACCATCGCCAAGGGCCTCACCTCGGCCTATGCACCGCTGTCCGGCTCCATCGTCTCGGACAAGGTCTGGAAGGTGCTGGAGCAGGGCACCGACGAGAACGGCCCGATCGGCCACGGCTGGACCTATTCGGCGCATCCGATCGGGGCGGCGGCAGGGGTGGCGAACCTCAAGCTGATCGACGCGCTGAACCTTGTCAGCAATGCAGGCGAAACCGGCGCCTATCTGAATGCCACGATGGCCGAAGCGCTGGCGGGACATCCCAACGTGGGCGAAGTGCGTGGCGAGGGGATGCTGTGCGCGGTGGAATTTGTGAAAGACAAGGACAGCCGCACCTTCTTTGACGCCGCGGAGAAGATCGGCCCGCAGATATCCGCCAAGCTCTTGGAGCAGGACAAGGTGATCGCCCGGGCCATGCCGCAGGGCGACATCCTGGGCTTTGCGCCACCCTTCTGCCTGACCCGCGCCGAGGCAGACCAGGTGGTGGAGGCCACTTTGCGCGCGGTCAAGGCGGTGCTCGGCTGA